One window of Bacillus sp. THAF10 genomic DNA carries:
- a CDS encoding alpha-glucosidase codes for MKKTWWKEAVAYQVYPRSFMDSNGDGIGDLQGVISKLDYLKELGIDVIWICPMYKSPNVDNGYDISDYQDIMEDFGTMKDFDELLEQVHQRDMKLIIDLVINHTSDKHEWFIESASSKDNPKRDWYIWKDGKDGQEPNNWESIFNGPAWQYDETTGQYYMHIFATEQPDLNWENKDVRFALYDMINWWLDKGIDGFRVDAISHIKKEPGFPDLPNPDGLDYVPSFDYMMNVEGIQKHLQELKEQTFARYDIMTVGEANGVKLNQADEWVGEENGKFNMIFQFEHLGLWEKGTEGGVDLLQLKKTLTKWQKGLEGNGWNALFLENHDQARSVSTWGNDKEYRVESAKALGALYFLMQGTPFIYQGQELGMTNVKFDSIHDYDDVGMKNLYNIESAKGAEAAQKVMEIIWAKGRDNSRTPMQWNEEPNGGFTSGTPWMGVNDNYSEINVEKQWNDPNSVLNFYRAMIDLRKEEEVFVYGAYDLILEEDISVYGYTRKLENAQAVVLCNLSEEEVSVDLGDINVSSDELRLQNYMEISHDSTSSFTLKPYETRVYVTK; via the coding sequence TTGAAAAAAACATGGTGGAAAGAAGCTGTCGCATACCAGGTATATCCTCGAAGTTTTATGGATTCCAATGGAGATGGTATTGGCGACTTACAAGGTGTAATTTCTAAATTAGACTACTTAAAAGAATTAGGAATAGACGTTATCTGGATTTGCCCAATGTATAAGTCACCTAATGTCGATAATGGGTACGACATCAGTGATTACCAGGATATTATGGAAGACTTCGGGACGATGAAAGATTTTGATGAACTGTTAGAACAGGTCCACCAAAGAGACATGAAATTAATTATTGACCTGGTTATAAACCATACGAGCGACAAGCATGAGTGGTTTATTGAATCTGCTTCTTCTAAAGACAACCCGAAAAGAGATTGGTATATTTGGAAGGATGGCAAAGACGGCCAAGAGCCAAACAACTGGGAGAGTATTTTCAATGGCCCGGCATGGCAATATGACGAAACGACAGGTCAGTATTACATGCATATTTTTGCGACAGAACAACCAGATCTAAACTGGGAGAACAAAGACGTACGTTTTGCCTTATACGATATGATTAACTGGTGGTTAGATAAAGGGATAGACGGATTCCGAGTAGATGCAATCTCGCATATTAAAAAAGAGCCAGGTTTCCCTGATTTGCCAAATCCAGATGGATTAGATTACGTACCATCCTTTGACTACATGATGAATGTGGAAGGTATTCAAAAGCATCTTCAAGAGTTGAAAGAGCAAACGTTTGCACGTTATGACATCATGACGGTTGGCGAAGCAAATGGTGTAAAATTAAACCAAGCGGATGAATGGGTTGGCGAAGAAAACGGGAAATTCAATATGATTTTCCAATTTGAGCATTTAGGACTTTGGGAAAAAGGGACAGAAGGTGGAGTGGATTTACTTCAACTGAAAAAAACCTTAACCAAATGGCAAAAAGGACTGGAAGGAAACGGCTGGAACGCACTTTTCTTGGAAAACCACGATCAGGCAAGATCCGTTTCTACTTGGGGTAATGATAAAGAATATCGAGTGGAAAGTGCAAAGGCATTAGGTGCACTGTACTTCTTAATGCAAGGGACTCCTTTCATTTACCAAGGGCAAGAACTGGGAATGACAAATGTAAAGTTTGACAGCATTCACGATTATGACGATGTGGGAATGAAAAACCTCTACAATATTGAAAGTGCAAAAGGAGCAGAAGCGGCTCAAAAGGTGATGGAAATCATCTGGGCAAAGGGCCGTGATAACTCCCGTACTCCGATGCAATGGAATGAGGAGCCCAACGGTGGCTTTACATCAGGAACACCATGGATGGGTGTGAATGATAATTATTCAGAAATCAACGTGGAAAAGCAATGGAATGACCCTAATTCTGTTCTAAACTTCTATCGTGCTATGATTGACCTGCGTAAAGAAGAGGAAGTCTTTGTGTACGGCGCTTATGATCTCATTTTAGAGGAAGATATAAGTGTATATGGATATACAAGAAAATTAGAAAACGCTCAAGCGGTTGTGCTGTGTAATTTGAGTGAAGAAGAAGTATCTGTAGATCTTGGTGATATAAACGTGTCATCTGATGAGCTACGTTTACAAAATTACATGGAAATCTCCCATGACAGTACATCAAGTTTCACATTAAAGCCTTATGAAACAAGAGTGTATGTAACGAAATAA
- the efp gene encoding elongation factor P, protein MISVNDFRTGLTIEVDNGIWRVLDFQHVKPGKGAAFVRSKLRNLRNGAIQEKTFRAGEKVAKAQIDNRKMQYLYANGDMHVFMDTESYDQLELPAAQIEYELKFLKENMEVAIMMYQSETLGVELPNTVELKVAETEPGIKGDTASGGSKPAVMETGVIVNVPFFVNEGDVLIINTTDSTYVSRA, encoded by the coding sequence ATGATTTCAGTAAATGATTTTCGCACAGGTTTAACAATCGAAGTAGACAATGGTATCTGGCGTGTGCTTGATTTCCAACACGTAAAACCAGGAAAAGGCGCGGCATTTGTTCGTTCCAAACTACGCAACCTTCGTAACGGTGCGATTCAAGAAAAAACCTTCCGTGCTGGTGAAAAAGTTGCAAAAGCCCAAATTGACAATCGTAAGATGCAGTATCTATATGCTAATGGCGATATGCACGTATTTATGGATACAGAAAGCTACGATCAGTTGGAGCTTCCAGCAGCTCAGATTGAATATGAGCTAAAGTTTTTGAAAGAAAACATGGAAGTTGCAATCATGATGTATCAAAGCGAAACACTTGGTGTAGAGCTTCCAAACACAGTTGAACTTAAAGTAGCAGAAACAGAGCCAGGTATCAAAGGCGACACTGCTTCTGGTGGATCTAAGCCAGCTGTTATGGAGACAGGTGTGATTGTTAACGTACCGTTCTTCGTTAACGAAGGCGATGTGCTGATTATTAATACAACAGATAGCACGTACGTTTCTCGTGCTTAA
- a CDS encoding Xaa-Pro peptidase family protein, whose product MIKLTKLRESFQSAGVDALLVTSAKNRQYLTGFTGSAGLAIISEDRAVFITDFRYTEQAAKQCEGFEIVQHKGGLVEEIANVVKDLGISKLGFEQDHVTFSTYLSYKTGIQADLVPVSGVIEKLRLIKSEQEIKILKEATQIADAAFEHILTYIKPGLTELEVSNELEFFMRKQGAKCSSFDIIVASGYRSALPHGVASDKVIEKGEFVTMDFGAHYKGLNSDITRTIAVGEPTDELRTIYNIVLEAQLRGMKGIKAGITGREADALTRDYITEKGYGEYFGHSTGHGLGMEVHEGPSLSTKSDTVLEPGMVVTVEPGIYVAGLGGVRIEDDTVVTETGNETLSFSTKELIIL is encoded by the coding sequence ATGATAAAACTAACAAAATTAAGAGAAAGCTTTCAATCTGCAGGGGTAGATGCTTTATTAGTTACAAGCGCAAAAAACCGCCAATACCTTACAGGTTTTACAGGAAGTGCAGGTTTAGCCATTATTTCAGAAGACAGAGCAGTATTTATTACAGACTTCCGTTATACAGAACAGGCAGCTAAGCAGTGCGAAGGCTTTGAAATTGTCCAACACAAAGGTGGGCTTGTGGAAGAAATTGCAAATGTTGTGAAGGACCTTGGTATTTCGAAGCTGGGATTTGAACAAGATCACGTTACTTTCTCCACTTACTTAAGTTATAAAACTGGAATTCAAGCAGACCTTGTGCCTGTTTCCGGTGTGATTGAAAAGTTACGCTTGATTAAGAGCGAACAAGAGATTAAGATATTAAAGGAAGCTACACAGATTGCAGACGCAGCTTTCGAGCATATTCTTACATACATTAAGCCTGGTCTGACAGAATTGGAAGTTTCCAATGAGTTAGAATTTTTCATGCGTAAACAAGGAGCAAAATGTTCTTCCTTTGATATCATTGTCGCTTCAGGTTATCGCTCAGCGCTTCCTCATGGGGTAGCCTCTGACAAAGTGATTGAGAAGGGCGAGTTTGTGACAATGGACTTTGGAGCTCATTATAAAGGCTTGAATTCTGATATTACGAGAACGATTGCAGTTGGAGAACCAACAGATGAGCTTCGTACTATTTATAATATCGTCCTAGAAGCACAGCTAAGAGGGATGAAAGGCATTAAAGCCGGAATCACTGGGCGTGAAGCAGACGCATTAACACGTGATTATATCACAGAAAAAGGCTACGGTGAGTACTTCGGTCATTCAACTGGTCATGGACTGGGTATGGAAGTGCACGAAGGTCCTTCTTTATCAACGAAATCTGACACCGTACTAGAACCAGGAATGGTTGTAACAGTGGAACCAGGAATTTATGTAGCTGGATTAGGCGGAGTGCGTATTGAAGATGATACAGTCGTTACAGAAACAGGTAACGAAACACTTTCCTTCTCTACAAAAGAACTTATTATCCTGTAA
- the aroQ gene encoding type II 3-dehydroquinate dehydratase yields the protein MHVLILNGPNLNRLGLREPAIYGHQTIQDLEQQLMKCGETLDVEIDCFQSNHEGEIIDRLHSAEGKYDGIVMNPGAFTHYSYAIRDAIASISIPVLEVHISNIHKREEFRHTSVTAPVTAGQIIGLGFHGYELAIQALKKMKEGEDS from the coding sequence ATGCATGTACTAATTCTCAATGGACCCAACCTTAACAGACTCGGCTTAAGAGAGCCCGCCATATACGGCCATCAAACCATACAGGACCTAGAACAACAACTAATGAAGTGTGGAGAGACCCTAGATGTGGAAATTGATTGCTTTCAAAGTAATCATGAAGGGGAAATAATTGATAGGTTGCATAGTGCTGAAGGTAAGTATGATGGGATCGTTATGAACCCTGGGGCCTTTACTCATTATAGCTATGCGATACGTGATGCTATTGCGAGTATTAGCATTCCTGTATTAGAAGTGCACATTTCCAATATACATAAACGGGAAGAGTTCCGGCATACTTCTGTTACAGCACCTGTTACAGCAGGGCAAATTATTGGGCTTGGGTTTCATGGTTATGAGCTAGCAATACAGGCATTAAAGAAAATGAAAGAGGGGGAAGATTCATGA